The Mercurialis annua linkage group LG7, ddMerAnnu1.2, whole genome shotgun sequence genome includes the window TGGTGGAGTTTTTCGGTTACAGGGTGGAGAAATTTTGTGTAGCTCAACTGTGGTGATATTTTTATGGCCATTTGTTAAGGGGTTGTTTGGGAAAGGAAAATATGGTATTCCATGGCCAACAATTTGTAAATCAGCTGTTTTAGCTATGTGTTTTGTGCATTCTTGCAAGTGAGTTTCTAGGGTTTAAGATTTTGGATGTGAAATAGTATTTGATTGTGGCCCTCAAATTATTTGTTAGTcagattttttattattattattattaaaatacgaACAGAAAAAACTGGTGTAATACTCTCATATCAGATATGGTATTCCtacttttcattttattttatctttttagttgttttttcAACCATCCGTCGTTTCTATTAGGGTtttgctattcgccgcccctttttacttagcaccgcacaggTGAAAGACATTTCTGCCCTctagcaaaatttcaaaaaaatgagttctctcaactcattcgaacacaTTCGAACATATACGTAAAAAgtcgagtaaaatgacggataacgagtataattcgtcggAAAACGAGTACCGACAGTCGGAAACAAGTTTTTCCGGCTTTTCAgaagtaaaaattaattattttaaattttaatttaaaatttttgaaGGGGGACGATTGCATTTCACGTCCTCTCCATCTggcgtcccctccggaggaGAGGACGTGAAATGCAACGTCCTCTCCTCTAAAGGGGACGTGAAATGCAACGTCCCCCTTTTCTGGCCGCGACCGAAACGTCGCGGCCGGAAATTAAGTACTGCTATAAAAAAAACgttgaaatgattttttttaataattacagtgATTTTTTATTGCATGTTATTACGactttttattacatattatttcaatttgttaaacgtaagtatttatgttttgcaggttcatttagaagattatggcgGTGACGGAATTGATTACAGCGATTGGTTTAAGCTAGATCATGGGTTTGATAGTGATGTTGAAGCAATTACTTGGGCTAAGAGTACTGCTATAAAGATTGGATTTGAATTAGTCATTTTGTCACATAAGAACGAGGGGAAAAAGAAGCTTCTGCGATGTGCTCGGGGTGAGCGTTACAGAGGTTCATTCACAGATTCTGATTACTTCGTACGGAAAAATACGAAGACAAAAGCGTGTAAgtgcaaatttaaaattattgtcaaATTAGGAAAGACTGCATGGTTTATACTTACAGATCCTGGTATTTCGAGTACACACAACCATGCTCTAGCTGTGTATCCTGAAGGATACCGTTAGATGAGTGGGCTGAGTGGCGAGGCGAAAGAAATTGTGCGAGATATGAGTGCGGCACAAGCGAAGCCGTGTTCTATCATGGCagctttaaaagaaaaagtaccATCTGACAACCCTACAATAAAGCAAGTGTACAACTATAGAGAGACTTTGAGAAAGTCTAGCTTTGAGGGTAGAGATGTGGTTGGGCAATTTTATCACATGGCTCAGCAAAATGATTATGTACACTGGACTCTTGCTGAGGAGGATACAGGTGTGTTGACCCATATTTTCATGGCTCATCCTGATTCAGTGAGACTACTTCGTACGTACTACTGGATCATCGGCATGGACTCCACGTATAAGACGAACAAGTACAGGCTGCCTTTTTTTGAGATTATTGGAATGACTCCTTGCAACAAGAacttcataattgcatatgcaattatgaaggATGAGACTGAAGGGAGCTACAGATGGGTATTGGAGAGACTGAGgtgtttaattataattatgttatttaatattttaatgatattcaaattcaaattacttATTAAATCATCGGGCAATAATGCAGGTGCTTGATTGGGGAACATATTCATCCGAGCGCTATTCTTACTGATCGAGAATTGGGGCTTATCAGACCAGTGTCAGAGGTTTTCCCACGTTCTTCTCATCTACTATGTACGTGGCACATAAATAAGGATGTAGAAGATAGAGTGTACAGAATTAGTGGGAAAAACCAAGAGTTTGCTGAAATTTTCAAGAATAGTACATGGAAGAAAATTATCAGAGCGCCAACTTTTGATCAATATAACATAGTTGTGGAGCACTTCAGAGATcggtttaaaggttttccaggGTTGATACAGTACATTGAGGGGACTTGGCTGGGACACAGAGAGAAGTTTGTATCTTGCTGGACGGACTTAGTCCTACATTTTGGAAACACCGCCACATGTAGAGTCGAGAGCGCACATGCTCAGCTTAAGCAGTGGCTCAACTCTAGCACCGGTGCTCTGGACACAGTCTGGACGAAGGTCGACAAAGTTATACAGTCGCAGCTGACAGATATCCGGTAATATTCTTGTCGAGTAATATTAGTATTTATACAAATTATGTtgtcattattattaatataaatgttttaaaattactgCAGCAAAACACTTGAGGACTCC containing:
- the LOC126657217 gene encoding protein FAR1-RELATED SEQUENCE 5-like; this encodes MSGLSGEAKEIVRDMSAAQAKPCSIMAALKEKVPSDNPTIKQVYNYRETLRKSSFEGRDVVGQFYHMAQQNDYVHWTLAEEDTGVLTHIFMAHPDSVRLLRTYYWIIGMDSTYKTNKYRLPFFEIIGMTPCNKNFIIAYAIMKDETEGSYRWVLERLRCLIGEHIHPSAILTDRELGLIRPVSEVFPRSSHLLCTWHINKDVEDRVYRISGKNQEFAEIFKNSTWKKIIRAPTFDQYNIVVEHFRDRFKGFPGLIQYIEGTWLGHREKFVSCWTDLVLHFGNTATCRVESAHAQLKQWLNSSTGALDTVWTKVDKVIQSQLTDIRKTLEDSRRTIGVHQRGFPFDKLSCRVSHYCLDLISKELRRMRELSTDVYDRCGCVVRSTHQIPCACELRAVVDSGITHHFH